TGACCTTTAGATACGGTTCAACGAAAATTGCTTCTCACAAGTCATAGCTGTTTGCCCTATTTAAGTAGCATTTGAATACCGTACATTTTCGTGAAATGGGTTAGGTCAAGTACCTAAATTGTGTATGGCAGCGTGGCAGATTTTTCGAGTGGGACCTTAAAGCAAGTTAGAAGTTTGAGGTGGCCAAGCTACTATTCCATCTTGTCTCATGGGGAAACTGGATTCGTTCAAATTACAGCCCAAATAGAATCACGGCCCTAGAAATAGGAAAAGTAAAATTGTGTATATTAAACTTTAGGTTAGGTTGTCTTCCTAGAAATTGTGACTGACTGACTGACTGTTGAGTCTCCTCAGGAAATTGTGGATCCAAGTTGACACTGCGTGTTTAGTAGGTTTAAGCTTGTGTGCTATTTGAGATAGTAATTCACTACATGGCTGGTTAATTGTGAGCTTTTACTGTTCAATCCTTGAAGAAGGGAACTAGTTTCACTCAATTTGGTTGTTTTGATGTGTGATTGGCTTGTATATTTTTGACTTACTGTTGGTATGAAAGGATTGATTTGTAGTCTATATCTCTTCGGAATCTTGCCTCGTTATTTTTTCCTTTCACTACTATGGCTTCTTGAGACTTCAGATGATGGATATGGAAGTTTCATGATTGCCATCTGTTGCTGATCCTAGATTTAGAAGAACCACAAAATTCATTaaatataggtgactacccttGCTTCTTTGGAAGTAAAAGGATGATAAATGACCTGTTCAAGATTAGCCAGCAATCGGCTGGTTCCTGGCAGCGGGCTTCCTCCGGCATTACTATTTCTAGCCATAGTTGGCATGATCGCTGTTCAATTTCAGCAGATTGTGTATTGATGATGGTCTTTGTATGCTATGGTCTTGTAAATCTTTAaagaaacttaaaaaaaatatgctgaGAACTTCCCATACGTAGCTGGTTTCGTTTGCAGTTGGTTACTGCCAACTAGATAAGCCTCTTGATTCAGCCCACTTTGATGATATGCACAAAGTACTCCCTCTGTCCATTTTTATTTGGCACATTTTGACTTGGCACGGTCTTCCAACCTGATTTTTTTAccataaatatatattgttaCTAGTTATAAAATTATAACCATAGCAATGGACATGGAAATAAGAATCTAGTTGTACCACATTTGTATCACTAAACTCATATATAGTTAGTTTAATTGTTGGTCAAAAGTTACaatgtttgaattttgaaatgcGTGCGCACCTTACATTGGTGGACGGAAGGAGTATTATGCAGAGTGGTTAAGTGGGTCTATGTGGTAACTCCAGCTATATAGGTGTTGCTTTCCTAATTTGTATGTTTCATGCAGAACAGTTGTTGCTCCTCTTGAGAGGCTAAAGTTGGAGTATATAGTTCGTGGTGAGCAGAGGAATCTATTTGAGCTTATGCACGCTATTGCAACAACGCAAGGGTTGAAAGGCTTTTGGAAAGGGAACTTTGTCAACATCCTCCGCACTGCTCCATTCAAGGCAGTCAACTTCTATGCATATGACACTTACAGAAAGCAACTGCTCAAATGGTCTGGTAATGAAGAAACTACGAACTTTGAGAGATTTATTGCTGGTGCTTTTGCCGGTGTTACAGCAACGATATTGTGCATACCAATGGATACAGTATGTTTGTTTTAAGATTCTGCATCCTTATATTTCCTTCATCTTTTACTTTGTTGCCACCTTTTCACTGAATATTGCCTGATTTGAGCTGTTGCTTTCAGATTAGGACAAGGATGGTAGCTCCTGGTGGTGAAGCTTTGGGTGGAGTTATTGGTGTTGCCCGCCACATGATCCAAACTGAAGGATTCTTCTCTCTGTACAAGGGATTAGTACCTTCTCTTATTAGCATGGCACCCTCTGGCGCTGTATTCTATGGAGTGTATGACATATTGAAGATGGCTTATCTGCATTCCCCTGAAGGAAAGAAGAGGGTATCGATGATGAAGCAACAAAGACAAGAGGCAAATGCATTAGATCAACTTGAATTGGGTACTGTTAAGACCTTACTCTATGGGGCCATTGCTGGTTGCTGTGCTGAAGCAGTCACATACCCATTTGAAGTAGTTCGGAGGCAGCTACAGATGCAAGTGAAAGCAACAAGAATGAATGCATTTGCAACATGCCTTAAAATTGTTGATCAAGGTGGAGTACCAGCACTCTATGCTGGCCTGATCCCCAGCTTGTTACAGGTATGTTTTCTTCTAGCAGAGAATCTACTTCCATATATATTGAAGATTTGAGGGGCTAGGTCTACGAGTTCATCTATTTGATTTGTAGATGTAGCAATCACACTTGGGTTTATCTCATGTTGGTTCCAGGGAATCATATTTAATGAAAATGACAAGGTTCTTGACATATCTCTGTGTTGGTTCTGATTTCTTTAAAGAGGCGGTGAAATTAGTGCAAGCCAGCCGCATGACAAGGCTTTCTGGCAACTTAGAGACCTGCATATATAGTTGAAACAGACTAGCTGAAGTAACTggttttctttctccttttcttcagGTTCTGCCATCGGCGTCTATCAGCTATTTTGTTTACGAGTTAATGAAGATAGTCCTGAAAGTGGAGTGAATGCAAATTAATTCTTGAGCCTACGAAACAAGTTCGAAGGGCTCAGCTCACATtccttgataaaaaaaatgccaAAAAGATCAGTAGCTTATCATTATGTTTAGAATATATTTTTCTGGTAGGCTTGCTCAAGAAAGCTTCAGATCTGAGGGTAGCTTGACGTTGATCAAAGCATTATTCATCAGAAGCTTTGCTAGTCCACAAGATGTACATGGTGAGGTCCTGTTCAACATCCGATTCAGTGGCTTATTCATGGGAGACTGTTCTCTGCCCCCAGCGAAAACATCTGGGCCTTCTTGCCCACTTTCAATTGACAAATTTTCCACTTTAATATTTGATGTATTGACTTATTGACTGCAATCCAAAGCGGCATTTGGGATATTCTTGTTCTAACCCTGGCCCATGTGGCCATGCTTCCACTGGTCTACTGTGGCCAGTTTACTGATTCATCACACTTGAAGGATACAAGTGTAAGATGTCAACTGTCGTTAGTTATCATAAGTAGGATTAAGATTGTAATCATGCATGGTTCATTGATGCACGTAGGGTACTAGGGTACAATATGCAGTTTCGTGATCTTCACCTCTGCACGTCAGGCATCACACGGTTGGGTAGCATCGGCGTGTTTACGGTCTCCACGGTTTCGTCATCCAGAACCATTGATGAACGTAGAGTGCAATCTGCAGTTTCTGTGATCCTGACCACTGCTAGTCGGACATCACACGGTTGGGCAGCGTCGGCATGTTTATGGTCTCCAGTTTCGTGACCCAGAAGGCAAAAACTATTCCATCGAGGTTGTCCAAGCGGATGCTCCGAATGCTGCTGATTATATGATGGGTGGCAAACAGGTAGCAGCAGCACAGCAAGTCGCTctgcaagcagcagcagcattggCGTGTGCTTGGTTTCGTGGATACCTGGGGAGCACTGCACTGCCATCGCGTGAGTCGAGTGCGCGCACTTTCTACGGCTGGGTGGCAAGGACATGTTACCTGCGCAGCAAGCAGTGCCGTGTGTAACAACTGATGTCAGCTGTTTGTGAAATCCCCAATTGCAGAGATAAAGTGTCGTCAGATTCAGAAGTGAGTGATTATCAAAATGCCTAGGTGTGCGAGACGGGCTGAATGGGTATTAACCAAGGCACGTTCGGGCCGGAAAGCTGATGTGATTAGGTCTGACGCACAACTCTACGGCTACTAGCCTACTGCAGCATGATGGCTGCCTTTCGACGGGCTTCCTTCCGCTAATGTTTTTTTTAAGACGCGAGAAGGAGAAGCTGCGCTGCTGGCGAACTGCATGCCATCATGCGTGTGTGTCGAACCATGAATTCATCCGTAGGGATGGGTATGGATTGATTCATAGGTATCCGTCAAATAACTAGAAGTTGAATTAAAGTATATCCACAAATCATCCACGTCTATTCCTATTATGTAGGAGGTTAGCTGGTTAGTGACTAGGATTATCGATTACATTAAGgatatatttgttttagctttaaattttaaaaagctaaaacTAAGACAAACagttaaattatattttctccGATTGTAAATGcaagtcgttttagacttatacacaaggattaaaaaaatagattaaatgatcttattgccttttatttattctgcattagaaaagacaactcattcatttgtgagagtgatagtatttattaaataaggataagacaaaaacaaaagagaaaaaatatatagaagttcgagaataacttatatttagagaatagttaagaagtctaaaacgatctatatttaCAACCAGAAAAAATacaatctattttttaaaatctgacTATCTTTTCTATCACAATCTACAATATATCCCTAACTAGCTTTTTATAGATTacgatttaaaaaataaaaatattcatctAAACATCATGTAATTACCCACCAATATTATGTTCCTCGAAACGCTTTCTTTCAACCTTCTATTCTACCATCGCATCCGGCTTTTCCCCGATCTCCCATCGCCGAACGCCACCCTCCGGAGCCCTCCGCCCGCCCGTCCCCGCCGCCCTTCTAGCCAGCGTCTGTCCGGCCGCCCCTCCGGCCGCCCCCTCCCCGCCGCCCATCCGCCCGTCCCCTCCCCGACGCCCCTCCAGGTGGCACCCTTCGGCCCGCCTCCTCCCTGGCACCCCTCAAGCCGGCGCCCCTCTAAGCGGCCGCCCCTCCAGCCCACCCCCACCCCGACGCCCCAAGTAATTGATCTGATCTCCCTGACCTCACATGTTGATGCCCTGATGTTGGTTGTGAATGCCGCTCCCCGGGTGTTTGTGTATGTAGGCTGTGCAATCCTAGCTTGTCAAAATCATTTGAATATTGTTTGCAATAGTGTATGAATTCTGTGGAATACGATGACTGAAGTTACTCTCTGATCAAAACCTGCAATAGCGTATGAATTTGGCCACCTGCGGTGCAGAGAGTACTTGTGTTCATGTGAATTGAAGTTCCTGCAGCCCCGTCTATGCCAATAAAAGTTCTTCTGACAAGATCATTTGTAGAGTTTGATTATAATTGCGTATCATCTATGGAGATCTGCAGTTGTTTCATCTTGCAAATGTTCAATCTTTGAACATAAAGTTCTCGTGTCCTTCTTGGCTCTGAATTCAAACGAGAAAATTGTAGAGACCATCAATTTCGCTCAGTTTTGCGCATTTTTTGCATACTGAGACACGATCTTTGATCTTTGGATAAACTTGGAACCATGCTGAATTTGTCATCAATTTTAATAGGTGTCACCTTTCTGTTATTTGTTTTGCCAAGCATGGCCATGGGAGAACCGATTTGGCAAGGCTTTGGGTGATCAGTGTGAACCGGTTGGAAAATGGCCATTGGCCAGCAGTGGTTAACTGCAGTTTTTCTTGATAATGTAGCACACACAATAAAAACAGAAAAGGCCTGGAagcaatattttttgttttgttataTTGAATGAAtacatttttgttttgttttcattATACAGTTTGACAATTAGACACGCATTCTTCGTAAAGTTTGAGCTATATTCAGGAGTTGTTATATCATGCTTGAGCTATTTAACTGAACTTTTGTGGCTATTGAATTTGCATAGAGCTTTATGTGGTGTTCGATTATAGCTTACCTGCTGTTATAAAATAGATGGAGGATTTTGTGCCGGATAAAGCTAATTGGGATGCCTTTCACAATAGggtgttttgtgaaatttgtgtaGAGGAAATAGATACTATAAGAATCTGCATGAGAAATTCTTCGCTAGGATAGGAAGAAAACACAATAAACTGCAACTGAAAAACCGATGGGATGTATTGAAGAGTTTGTACAACTTTTAGTTAACCATTAATAAAGTAATTGGACTTGGATGAGACAATACTAAAGAAACAGTTGTGTCAAGCGACAGTTGGTGGAAAGACAATACAAAGGTAATCGCTTTTTATATCATTTGTTACTTTTCATTTTATTATAGCCAAGCTTAACATAGCATTACCTTCTTTGGTTTTCAGGATATGCAGAATGGAAGAAACTTCGGAACGGTCCCCTGAAAATCTCTCAGAACTTGAAAGTATATTTGACAAGAGTCATATTGATGGTTCTTCCTCTTATATTCCTGGTGAAGGA
The nucleotide sequence above comes from Phragmites australis chromosome 4, lpPhrAust1.1, whole genome shotgun sequence. Encoded proteins:
- the LOC133916747 gene encoding probable mitochondrial adenine nucleotide transporter BTL3 yields the protein MPWLEMWLPPAAGEGAAAGLFLDAGDAAAHGALLAAMPGCSVSFGARRRRLRGRGAAPPGFLSLTMSVKGGRGFARGPVGLLPGAEEKGGPEEAEALVEGTSTAAAEVVADGKVMVMQEKEEARAGAGAMNMTKHLWAGAVAAMVSRTVVAPLERLKLEYIVRGEQRNLFELMHAIATTQGLKGFWKGNFVNILRTAPFKAVNFYAYDTYRKQLLKWSGNEETTNFERFIAGAFAGVTATILCIPMDTIRTRMVAPGGEALGGVIGVARHMIQTEGFFSLYKGLVPSLISMAPSGAVFYGVYDILKMAYLHSPEGKKRVSMMKQQRQEANALDQLELGTVKTLLYGAIAGCCAEAVTYPFEVVRRQLQMQVKATRMNAFATCLKIVDQGGVPALYAGLIPSLLQVLPSASISYFVYELMKIVLKVE